One genomic segment of Candidatus Fukatsuia endosymbiont of Tuberolachnus salignus includes these proteins:
- the ftsL gene encoding cell division protein FtsL, whose translation MTSHEQPSLIKVITVDFIHSAKIPLILLVMILISAMLVVTTTYRTRSLTAERERLILERDALDIEWRNLILEENALGAHNRVERIASEKLKMQQVNPLQENIVIKKYF comes from the coding sequence ATGACAAGCCATGAGCAACCAAGTTTAATCAAAGTGATAACAGTGGATTTTATCCATAGTGCCAAGATTCCATTGATATTATTGGTCATGATATTGATATCAGCAATGCTCGTGGTCACAACGACTTACCGAACTCGTTCATTAACAGCAGAACGTGAGCGGCTCATTCTCGAAAGAGATGCTCTCGACATTGAATGGCGTAATCTGATTCTGGAAGAAAATGCATTGGGTGCTCACAACCGTGTTGAACGTATCGCCAGCGAAAAATTAAAAATGCAACAGGTTAATCCATTGCAAGAGAACATTGTAATAAAAAAATATTTTTGA
- the rsmH gene encoding 16S rRNA (cytosine(1402)-N(4))-methyltransferase RsmH, with product MVTHYEHTSVLLNEAVNALNIRDNGIYIDATFGRGGHSRQILSQLGREGRLIAIDCDPQAIAAAKSIVDPRFTIIQGSFSDLAHYVRQRDLVGHIDGILFDLGVSSPQLDDPQRGFSFMRDGPLDMRMDPSRGVSAAQWLLKAEIDEIAWVLKTFGEERFAKRLARAIVERNQQQQPMTNTLELAHLIANTIPRREKHKHPATRSFQAIRIYLNKELEEITRALEATLEILAPQGRLSVISFHSLEDRIVKNFIRQHSRGRQIPPGLPLTETQLHNLGGRDLKSLKKMMPSKKEVETNPRARSSVLRFAEKLY from the coding sequence ATGGTAACTCATTATGAGCATACGAGCGTATTGTTGAATGAAGCAGTAAATGCCCTCAATATTCGCGATAACGGTATCTATATCGATGCTACCTTTGGTCGTGGAGGTCATTCTCGTCAGATCCTCTCGCAACTTGGTCGGGAAGGGCGTCTGATTGCTATCGATTGTGATCCACAAGCGATAGCAGCGGCGAAATCCATCGTTGATCCTCGTTTTACTATTATCCAAGGTTCTTTTTCTGATTTAGCACACTATGTGCGCCAACGGGATCTTGTTGGGCACATTGATGGCATATTATTCGATCTTGGTGTGTCATCCCCCCAACTTGATGATCCACAACGTGGTTTTTCTTTTATGCGTGACGGTCCACTGGATATGCGTATGGATCCTTCCCGTGGTGTGTCTGCAGCACAATGGCTGCTGAAAGCGGAAATAGACGAAATTGCCTGGGTACTAAAAACCTTTGGTGAAGAACGTTTTGCCAAACGATTGGCTCGCGCCATTGTCGAACGTAACCAACAACAACAACCGATGACCAACACTCTCGAACTGGCTCACCTAATTGCTAATACCATTCCTCGGCGTGAAAAACATAAACATCCGGCCACACGTAGCTTTCAAGCGATTCGCATCTACCTCAATAAGGAGTTAGAAGAAATCACCAGAGCATTAGAGGCAACACTTGAAATTTTGGCACCACAGGGGCGGTTATCGGTAATTAGCTTCCATTCACTGGAAGATCGCATTGTAAAAAATTTTATTCGCCAACACAGTCGTGGGCGACAAATTCCTCCTGGTTTGCCGCTGACTGAAACACAATTACACAACTTGGGTGGACGTGATCTGAAATCACTCAAAAAAATGATGCCTTCAAAAAAAGAGGTGGAAACAAACCCACGGGCGCGTAGCTCAGTACTCCGTTTTGCAGAAAAACTGTACTAG